One region of Estrella lausannensis genomic DNA includes:
- a CDS encoding V-type ATP synthase subunit E → MKQMEKGQDKIQKICDVLRKETLEPAHREAERLVEEAKERAKKVIGEAEEEAALMIKKAKEEIAREKNVFQASLGQAAKQTMETLRQQIETELFNPEIEQAIHEQMAKPEIIANLIKAVVHAIEKEGLGANLEAVIPKAVPPKQVAALLGEEVLKKVKGHELTIGGFAGGAKIKMGQKNMMIDISDSALKELISSFVRKDFRDLLFQGKAR, encoded by the coding sequence ATGAAGCAGATGGAAAAGGGTCAAGATAAGATACAGAAAATTTGTGATGTCCTGCGCAAAGAGACGCTTGAGCCAGCGCACAGAGAAGCGGAGCGCCTTGTGGAGGAGGCCAAAGAGAGGGCAAAGAAAGTGATCGGCGAGGCTGAAGAGGAAGCGGCGTTGATGATCAAAAAGGCCAAAGAGGAGATAGCACGCGAGAAAAACGTTTTCCAGGCATCGCTTGGCCAAGCAGCCAAGCAAACGATGGAAACCCTGCGTCAGCAGATTGAGACAGAGCTGTTTAATCCCGAAATCGAGCAGGCAATCCACGAGCAGATGGCAAAGCCGGAAATTATTGCCAACCTCATTAAGGCCGTGGTTCATGCCATCGAGAAAGAGGGTCTGGGAGCTAATTTAGAGGCTGTTATTCCTAAAGCTGTTCCACCCAAGCAAGTGGCGGCTCTTTTAGGAGAGGAAGTGCTCAAGAAAGTGAAAGGGCATGAGTTGACCATTGGCGGCTTTGCCGGTGGAGCCAAGATCAAAATGGGGCAGAAAAATATGATGATCGACATCAGTGATTCGGCGCTGAAGGAACTTATCTCCTCCTTTGTGCGTAAAGATTTTAGGGATCTGCTGTTTCAG